ACTCCTGCATCGTCGAGAGCCTCCCGCATGCAGGCCGCGGCACCGGCGCCACCGGGTGCGGGGGCTGTGATGTGGTGCGCGTCGGCGGTACGGCCGTAACCCGCCACCTCCCCGTAGATGTCGACGCCCCGTTCTGCGGCGAGGTCGAACCGTTCGAGGACGATCGACGCTGCGCCCTCGCCCATCACGAAGCCGTCGCGATCGGCGTCGAAGGGTCGGGACGCCGATGCCGGGTCGTCGTTCCTCCTGCTGAGTGCACCCATGCGGGCGAAGGCCGAGATCGAGGTGGGCGTCATGCACGACTCGGTACCGGTGGCGATCACCCTGTCGGAGGTTCCGTCGCGGATGAGGCGGGCCGCCTCACCAAGGGCGTTCGTGGAAGCGGCGCACGCGGTCGCCACGACGAAGGTCGGGCCGGTCCACCCGAGTTGCATGCCGATCTCACCGGCCGACGCGTTGATCATCATCATCGGGACGAGGAAGGGACTGACCCTCGCCGCGCCCTTCTCGGCGTAGACGCCGATCTGATCCTCGATCGAGCGCAGGCCCCCCACGCCGCTGCCGACGACGACCGCGTTGGCGGCCGGGTCTCCTGCCGGCCTGCCGGCGTCCTCGAAGGCGTCGGCCGCCGAGGCCCACGCCAACTGCGTGACGCGGTCGAGCCTCCGGGCCTCCTTGGGCCCGAGGTAGGGCGACACGTCGAAGTCGGACGCCTCGCAGCCGAACGTCACGGGGAGCGGCTCGGGGTCGACGAGTGTGAGCCGGTCTGCGGTGGACCGTCCGCTGACGACCGTCGACCAGAACGTGCCGAGGTCGCATCCGGCGGGCGTCTTCACACCGAGCCCTGTGATGGCGACCCGGGGACGCCCCCGGTGGTCGACGGCCGCGGTCATCCGGCCGCGTCGACCTTTGCCACGACGAGATCGACCGCCTTGCCGATCGTGTCGACACCCTCGAGGTCGCCCTCGGGAACGTCGATCTCGAAGCGCTCCTCGAGACCCATCACCAGCTCGACCAGGTCGAGGCTGTCGGCGTCGAGGTCCTCCTTGAAGCGGGCGCTGTCGACGATGACGTCGGGCTCCACGTTGAGGACCTCCACCGCAACGTCGCGAATGGCTCCGAGGGCTTCGTCGCGTTCCATGTGTCTCTCGCCTTCTCTCTGTTGAGTTGCTTCTGTTCGATCGCGCAGCGGTGACGGGCGGCCGGGCCTCAGTGGCCCATTCCCAGACCGCCGTCGACGGGGAGCAGCGCCCCGGTCACGTACCCTGCGGACTCGCCGGTGAGATAGGTGATCGCCGCCGCAACCTCCTCGGCCGTGCCGAAGCGACCGATCGGAACCGCGCTGGTGGCGGCGTCGCGCCACTGGTCGGGCATGTCGGATGTCATGTCGGTGTCGATGGGGCCGGGTGCGACAACGTTACAAGTGATCCCGCGACCTGCGAGCTCCCGGGCCACGGAGCGCGTGAGTCCGAGGAGGCCGGCCTTGGCGGCGGAGTAGTTGGCCTGTCCGGGCCCGCCCAAATGCCCCCCTACCGACGACACGTTCACGATCCGCCCGAAACGCGCCTTCATCATCGGGCGAATCGCCCGGCGTGTGGTGTGGAAGGCGCCCGTGAGGTTGGTGCCGATCACCGAGTCCCACTGCTCGTCGGACATCCGGGCGATCAGTCCGTCGGCGGTGATGCCGGCGCTGTTCACCAGGATCTCGACGGCCCCGAGACTCTCCTCGACCTCCGAGAAAGCGGCGTCGACGGCGCCGGTGTCGGCAACGTCCGCCCGGACGGCGACGGCCTCCGCACCTGCCTCCTCCAGGAGCCCCACGGTCTCCTGGGCCGCACTGTCATTCCCGGCGTAGAGGATCGCGACGCGGTGACTGTCGTCGGCGAGCATCCGTGCGGTCGCGCGCCCGATGCCACGGGAGCCTCCCGTCACCAGGGCGACCCGGCTCACGGTCGTCCCCACCGGACGAGGGCACTCGCCCAGGTCATTCCTGCACCGAACCCGGCGCAGAGAACGAGGTCGCCGGCGCGGAAGCCGTCGCAAGCGGCATGCTCGTGCAGAGCCACGGGAATCGATGCCGCCGAGGTGTTCCCGTACCGGTCGATGTTCACCACGGTCCTGTCGTCTCCGATACCGAGTCGTTGAGCTGCAGCGTCGATGATCCGGATGTTGGCCTGGTGGGGCACGAACCACGCGACGTCCGAGGCTTGCACACCGGCCCGCTCCAGTGTGAGTTGAGCGGACCGCACCACGGCGCGCACGGCACGCCGGAACACCCCCTGGCCCTCCATCTGGATGACGTGCTCCCCGCGGCCGACGGTGCCGGCTGTGGTCGGCTTCCGGCTTCCTCCGGCCGGGATCTGGAGCAGGCCCGTCGCGGACCCGTCGCACCCGAGGTCCCACGTCAACACGCCGGGACCGTCGGCGGGGGACCGCTCGAGGACGGCGGCGCCGGCGCCGTCGCCGAAGAGGATGCAGGTGGAGCGGTCGAGAGGGTCGACGACCCGGGAGAGCGTCTCCGACCCGACGACCAGCACGCGCTGTGCTCCGCCGGAGGCCACGAACCCCGATCCTGCGATGAGCGCGG
This Acidimicrobiia bacterium DNA region includes the following protein-coding sequences:
- the fabF gene encoding beta-ketoacyl-ACP synthase II, yielding MTAAVDHRGRPRVAITGLGVKTPAGCDLGTFWSTVVSGRSTADRLTLVDPEPLPVTFGCEASDFDVSPYLGPKEARRLDRVTQLAWASAADAFEDAGRPAGDPAANAVVVGSGVGGLRSIEDQIGVYAEKGAARVSPFLVPMMMINASAGEIGMQLGWTGPTFVVATACAASTNALGEAARLIRDGTSDRVIATGTESCMTPTSISAFARMGALSRRNDDPASASRPFDADRDGFVMGEGAASIVLERFDLAAERGVDIYGEVAGYGRTADAHHITAPAPGGAGAAACMREALDDAGVDAAAVGHVNAHGTSTPLNDAAESEAITKVFGGPGPPVTSTKGVVGHMIGAGGAVEAVAALLAMREGIVPPTANLERPGDDITVDVVVGEPRRIDRAPAVSNSFGFGGHNATVILTPPD
- the acpP gene encoding acyl carrier protein gives rise to the protein MERDEALGAIRDVAVEVLNVEPDVIVDSARFKEDLDADSLDLVELVMGLEERFEIDVPEGDLEGVDTIGKAVDLVVAKVDAAG
- the fabG gene encoding 3-oxoacyl-[acyl-carrier-protein] reductase; protein product: MSRVALVTGGSRGIGRATARMLADDSHRVAILYAGNDSAAQETVGLLEEAGAEAVAVRADVADTGAVDAAFSEVEESLGAVEILVNSAGITADGLIARMSDEQWDSVIGTNLTGAFHTTRRAIRPMMKARFGRIVNVSSVGGHLGGPGQANYSAAKAGLLGLTRSVARELAGRGITCNVVAPGPIDTDMTSDMPDQWRDAATSAVPIGRFGTAEEVAAAITYLTGESAGYVTGALLPVDGGLGMGH
- a CDS encoding beta-ketoacyl-ACP synthase III, with protein sequence MTHALRAAIAGTGISLPDRELTNSALEERVDTTDEWIVSRTGIRSRRVAAAGETTASLAVAAGAAALDDADLAPGDIDLLVVATATPEQPIPHTGAFVGHELGLSCGSFDVAAGCAGFVTALIAGSGFVASGGAQRVLVVGSETLSRVVDPLDRSTCILFGDGAGAAVLERSPADGPGVLTWDLGCDGSATGLLQIPAGGSRKPTTAGTVGRGEHVIQMEGQGVFRRAVRAVVRSAQLTLERAGVQASDVAWFVPHQANIRIIDAAAQRLGIGDDRTVVNIDRYGNTSAASIPVALHEHAACDGFRAGDLVLCAGFGAGMTWASALVRWGRP